A genomic window from Lotus japonicus ecotype B-129 chromosome 1, LjGifu_v1.2 includes:
- the LOC130734492 gene encoding uncharacterized protein LOC130734492 encodes MAAITCISKLSLLLILLSVSSLCVVRSGSLTLKNAGSIPPTCKRIECPSYDVIQVGNGYEIRRYNSTVWISNSPIQDISLVEATRTGFLRLFNYIQGKNDYSQKIEMTAPVLSEVSPSDGPFCESSFVVSFFVPKVNQANPPPAKGLHVQRWKPVNVAVRQFGGFVSDASVGEEAAALKASIAGTKWAAAIEKSHRAGHASVYSVAQYNAPFEYDNRVNEIWFLFDVENDLHHAM; translated from the exons ATGGCTGCTATCACCTGCATATCTAAGCTCTCCTTGTTGTTGATCCTCCTCTCAGTTTCATCCTTGTGTGTTGTCAGGTCAGGGTCACTTACGCTTAAGAATGCAGGGTCAATTCCCCCAACATGCAAGCGCATAGAGTGTCCCAGCTATGATGTTATACAAGTGGGCAATGGCTATGAAATCCGTCGCTATAATTCAACTGTGTGGATCTCAAATTCCCCCATTCAAGACATTTCTCTTGTTGAAGCTACAAGAACTGGTTTCTTGAG GCTATTCAATTATATTCAAGGAAAGAACGACTACAGTCAGAAAATTGAGATGACAGCACCTGTGCTCAGTGAAGTCTCACCAAGTGATGGACCCTTCTGTGAGTCCTCATTTGTTGTGAGCTTCTTTGTGCCAAAAGTGAACCAAGCGAACCCGCCTCCTGCAAAGGGCCTCCATGTTCAAAGATGGAAGCCTGTGAATGTAGCAGTTAGGCAGTTCGGTGGATTTGTCAGTGATGCAAGTGTTGGGGAGGAAGCCGCAGCATTGAAGGCAAGTATTGCTGGTACCAAGTGGGCTGCTGCCATTGAGAAAAGCCACAGAGCTGGTCATGCTTCTGTTTACTCTGTGGCTCAGTACAATGCCCCTTTTGAATATGATAACAGGGTGAATGAAATATGGTTCTTGTTTGATGTTGAAAATGATCTGCATCATGCTATGTGA
- the LOC130733648 gene encoding uncharacterized protein LOC130733648, producing MDSLIWNCRGAGKRNFASLINDYTRIYNLKFLAILEPRISGNRADAVLNKFNFDGVVKLDPIGFSGGIWCCWNSAAVSITVVAVKSQCIHLHINPKVQGGWFLTIVYANPQERMRQILWEELTTASNLFQGAWCVTGDFNSILFDIEKTGGAPMNRASATRFQNYLNTYSLEDIGAKGTPFTWQRGTLRERLDKLVANSSWRNRFPEASVTNIPLPFSDHCGLWVRMSLDLRKPKPFKFLVSWLEHPNFLQQVGNHWQESETWSNNVDKCTEHLKQWNKTVFGNIFSNKKRILARLDGIEKQLTLIYKKSGRVFGKIMMTFSGGKRFIGHSKQKPSG from the coding sequence ATGGATAGTCTAATATGGAATTGTAGGGGAGCTGGTAAAAGAAACTTTGCCAGCCTCATAAATGATTACACAAGGATATACAATCTGAAGTTCTTGGCTATCTTAGAGCCTAGAATTAGTGGAAATAGAGCTGATGCTGttctaaataaatttaattttgatggTGTTGTTAAACTTGATCCTATTGGATTTTCAGGAGGTATTTGGTGTTGCTGGAACAGTGCTGCAGTCTCTATCACTGTTGTGGCTGTCAAAAGCCAATGCATCCATCTCCACATCAACCCAAAAGTCCAAGGGGGATGGTTTCTAACCATAGTCTATGCAAACCCCCAAGAGAGAATGAGACAGATTCTTTGGGAGGAACTCACCACTGCTAGCAACCTTTTCCAGGGAGCCTGGTGTGTGACAGGGGATTTCAACTCCATCTTATTTGATATAGAGAAGACTGGAGGAGCCCCTATGAATAGAGCTTCTGCTACCAGATTCCAAAACTACCTGAACACTTACAGCTTGGAAGACATTGGAGCTAAAGGGACACCTTTCACTTGGCAAAGAGGTACCCTCAGAGAGAGATTAGACAAACTGGTTGCAAACTCTTCCTGGAGGAACCGATTCCCAGAGGCTTCTGTCACAAATATCCCTCTCCCCTTCTCTGACCATTGTGGCCTCTGGGTCAGAATGAGCCTTGACCTCAGGAAGCCCAAACCCTTTAAATTCCTGGTTTCATGGCTGGAGCACCCAAATTTCTTACAGCAAGTTGGGAATCACTGGCAAGAATCAGAGACATGGAGCAATAATGTTGACAAATGCACTGAACATCTAAAGCAGTGGAACAAAACTGTCTTTGGCAATATCTTTAGCAACAAGAAAAGAATTCTTGCAAGACTTGATGGAATTGAGAAGCAATTAACCCTTATTTACAAAAAATCAGGAAGAGTCTTTGGAAAGATTATGATGACATTCTCAGGAGGGAAGAGATTTATTGGGCACAGCAAGCAAAAACCAAGTGGTTGA
- the LOC130733658 gene encoding uncharacterized protein LOC130733658 — protein MASGENHRSQRLENEQPKRITKKVRMDTPNEEDDAVMDQHIEDVETLEKTEKDTEMPYPAKLSYKEKLIAGEQARPIFSPQEIIDLVRDELVVGNPETEEPKTDRGAFNPKPVVPISLEEYEEWCRPWKYSLVIKLLGKRIGFKWMNQRIHHFWAREGDLKVIDLTDDYFLVRFVSEKDYLYALFEGPWRIADHYLLVQRWRPMFKPGDDEVRKIAVWVRFPKLPQELYNETFLWRAGSMLALGTECNVEYEGLHFICFECGRYGHKKEYCPELIAPLSCPPEPVATKTTPTNLDANQNPGIVHEETPSAETQSCFGPWMMAKRQPKRKPPKASNQGTILRENGTRFDVLSREPESNEKTQDMQHKQSTGNQESRRGKQQQGATIKQAKPTNKGRTAKSANNPKQNKENSPPTTSMQVDRIEKEQMKITPDEPVGAQTKEWPQSLMKLQVNLGDKFHDVACKANDPQEQSYDPHEEELRMMYALLQKKGVKDLNSLQRLYDASLNETVLMEVNRPPPP, from the exons ATGGCAAGTGGAGAAAACCACCGCTCTCAACGCCTAGAGAACGAACAACCAAAACGCATCACAAAGAAAGTGCGTATGGATACCCCAAACGAGGAAGACGACGCTGTAATGGATCAACACATTGAGGATGTGGAAACGCTAGAGAAAACAGAGAAGGATACTGAAATGCCATACCCAGCAAAACTCTCATACAAGGAGAAACTCATTGCTGGAGAACAAGCTAGACCAATCTTCTCACCGCAAGAAATCATCGACCTGGTGAGGGATGAACTGGTGGTGGGAAATCCGGAAACTGAAGAACCAAAAACGGACAGAGGAGCTTTCAATCCGAAACCAGTAGTGCCTATCTCTCTCGAAGAATACGAGGAATGGTGCAGGCCCTGGAAATACTCTCTTGTCATTAAGCTCCTAGGCAAGAGGATAGGCTTCAAATGGATGAACCAGCGAATCCACCATTTCTGGGCTCGCGAAGGCGACCTGAAAGTCATCGACCTCACTGATGACTACTTCCTGGTGAGATTTGTTTCTGAAAAGGACTACCTGTACGCCCTATTTGAAGGCCCCTGGAGAATCGCTGATCACTATCTCTTGGTTCAAAGATGGCGACCAATGTTCAAGCCGGGGGATGATGAAGTCCGAAAAATTGCTGTATGGGTTCGCTTCCCCAAATTACCTCAAGAACTGTATAATGAGACCTTTCTGTGGAGAGCAGGATCTATGCTTG CTCTGGGAACAGAATGCAACGTCGAATACGAGGGACTCCATTTTATTTGCTTTGAATGTGGTAGGTATGGCCACAAGAAGGAATACTGCCCTGAACTCATTGCCCCACTTTCTTGTCCCCCAGAACCTGTCGCCACAAAGACAACACCAACAAACCTTGATGCTAATCAAAACCCAGGAATTGTTCATGAGGAAACCCCTAGTGCAGAGACTCAAAGCTGCTTTGGACCTTGGATGATGGCCAAGAGACAACCCAAAAGGAAACCTCCCAAGGCCAGTAATCAAGGGACAATCCTCAGGGAGAATGGGACCAGATTTGATGTTCTTTCAAGGGAACCAGAAAGTAATGAGAAAACCCAAGATATGCAGCATAAGCAGAGCACAGGAAACCAGGAGAGCAGGAGAGGCAAACAACAACAGGGAGCTACAATTAAGCAAGCAAAACCAACAAATAAAGGAAGGACTGCTAAATCTGCAAACAATCCTAAGCAGAACAAGGAAAACTCTCCCCCGACCACCTCAATGCAGGTAGACAGAATAGAAAAAGAACAAATGAAGATAACCCCTGATGAACCTGTGGGAGCACAAACCAAAGAGTGGCCACAATCCCTGATGAAACTCCAAGTAAATCTAGGGGATAAGTTCCATGATGTGGCCTGCAAAGCAAATGACCCACAAGAACAATCCTATGACCCACATGAGGAAGAACTAAGAATGATGTATGCCCTACTCCAGAAGAAGGGGGTGAAGGATCTGAATTCCCTACAAAGGTTGTATGATGCATCTCTGAATGAGACAGTGTTGATGGAGGTCAACAGGCCACCGCCTCCATAG
- the LOC130734489 gene encoding uncharacterized protein LOC130734489, whose amino-acid sequence MALVAHQPQGLYMISPSRHLSWSERLKVKQRLTKHHMIGRADLHHQLKQNICLSVGPPCFGVSKLKPLRISGFKGSTQNDYSGTRANRWKAPKTAIRLEESGEAHDVPLSYASEANDSLVTSSAIHRLFKKWLTMLGTQPSSQEVEKVFAQPTAVISPETLQGTHSKERVEVLKVAWSHFLAMDATMKIPLLIFVPLYMAVNVKYGAEVSKELTPLWVLGPLVVAIYIMIIRRLCALYAFSFNQTVKILKNSPSYCILAYNYVFCGKLKEHIAAYLLQPILSIKNLDYKQLTSRKLKEIQEWILENYLDYVESIWPYYCRTIRFLKRANLI is encoded by the exons ATGGCTTTAGTAGCCCATCAACCTCAG GGTTTGTACATGATATCTCCCTCCAGGCATTTGTCATGGAGCGAAAGACTGAAGGTGAAGCAGCGTTTAACAAAACATCACATGATTGGAAGAGCAGACTTGCATCACCAATTAAAGCAAAATATTTGTTTAAG CGTGGGGCCTCCTTGTTTTGGCGTATCCAAGCTCAAGCCTTTAAGGATTTCAGGCTTCAAAGGCAGTACCCAAAATGATTATTCAGGAACCAGGGCTAATCGATGGAAAGCACCTAAGACTGCTATTCGACTAGAGGAGAGTGGTGAAGCTCACGATGTTCCACTATCTTATGCATCCGAAGCAAATGATAGCCTTGTGACATCATCTGCTATTCATAGACTTTTCAAGAAATGGCTGACAATGTTGGGCACACAACCATCAAGTCAAGAAGTGGAGAAAGTTTTTGCTCAACCAACTGCAGTGATTTCACCAGAAACTCTACAAGGTACTCATAGTAAGGAAAGAGTTGAGGTTTTGAAGGTGGCATGGTCTCATTTTCTGGCCATGGATGCAACAATGAAGATTCCTTTGTTGATATT TGTTCCTCTTTACATGGCTGTTAATGTAAAATATGGTGCTGAAGTTTCAAAGGAATTAACACCTTTATGGGTTTTGGGGCCACTAGTTGTGGCTATCTACATTATGATAATCCGTCGTCTGTGTGCACTCTATGCCTTCAGCTTCAATCAGACTGTCAAAATACTTAAGAATTCACCCTCTTACTGCATTTTGGCCTACAACTATGTTTTCTGCGGCAAGCTCAAAGAACATATTGCAGCTTATCTTTTGCAGCCTATATTGAGCATAAAAAATCTAGATTATAAACAGCTAACAAGTAGAAAATTGAAAGAGATTCAAGAATGGATATTGGAGAATTACCTTGATTATGTGGAATCAATATGGCCATATTATTGTCGGACAATCAGATTTTTGAAGAGGGCTAATCTCATTTAG
- the LOC130734491 gene encoding cationic amino acid transporter 8, vacuolar: MEPPSSAATTTTTTTTKSRSYWRWSKQDFFPEPSFQSGESYRTALANTCPRLKDRLLNRSTDSHELLVLPRASENPLTPCLTWWDLIWLAFGSVVGSGIFVVTGLEARSTAGPSVVLSYAISGLSALLSAFIYTEFATDVPVAGGSFSFLRIELGDFLAFVAAGNILLEALVGAAGLGRSWSSYFASMVKNDPDFFRIKIGSFKHGFNLLDPIAVAVLLITNGIAASGTRKTSVLTWLSSILTTLIIAFIIVVGFIHGKPSNLVPFFPYGGKGVFSAAAVVYWSYTGFDMVATMAEETKKPSRDIPIGLIGSMTMITVIYCLMALSLVSMVNYTMIDPDAAYSVAFVQIGMGWAKYLVSVCALKGMTTSLLVGSMGQARYTTQIARAHMIPPFFALVHPKTGTPVNATLLTTLSSCVIALFSSLDVLSSVFSVSTLFIFMLMAVALLVRRYYVREETSLSDLRKFLLCLIVIIAASVAASALWGYGVVGPVGYAVAGSVWFLATLVLSFLPKQRAAKVWGVPLVPWLPSLSIGTNLFLMGSLGSEAFWRFLVCTGVMLLYYFFVGVHATYDVDHQSGQEAKNGEGMGDNNQGAQHVS, from the coding sequence ATGGAACCACCGTcctccgccgccaccaccaccaccaccaccaccaccaagtcCCGAAGCTACTGGCGGTGGAGCAAGCAAGACTTCTTCCCTGAGCCCTCCTTCCAGTCCGGCGAATCCTACCGGACCGCCCTTGCCAACACCTGCCCCCGCCTGAAAGACCGCCTCCTGAACCGCTCCACCGACTCCCACGAGCTTCTCGTCCTCCCCCGCGCCAGCGAGAATCCCTTAACCCCCTGCCTCACCTGGTGGGACCTCATCTGGCTCGCCTTCGGCTCTGTCGTCGGCTCCGGCATCTTCGTCGTCACCGGCCTGGAAGCCCGCTCCACCGCCGGCCCCTCCGTCGTCCTCTCCTACGCCATCTCCGGCTTGTCCGCGCTCCTCTCCGCCTTCATCTATACCGAATTCGCCACCGACGTCCCCGTCGCCGGCGGATCGTTTTCCTTCCTCCGCATCGAGCTCGGCGATTTTCTCGCCTTCGTCGCCGCCGGGAACATACTCCTTGAAGCCCTCGTCGGCGCCGCTGGCCTTGGCCGGTCATGGTCCTCCTACTTCGCCTCCATGGTGAAAAACGACCCGGATTTCTTCCGGATCAAAATCGGATCCTTCAAACATGGATTCAACCTCCTCGACCCCATCGCCGTCGCGGTCCTCCTCATCACCAACGGCATCGCCGCCAGCGGCACCCGCAAAACCTCCGTGTTAACATGGCTGAGCTCCATCCTCACAACCCTCATCATCGCGTTCATCATCGTCGTCGGTTTCATCCATGGCAAACCCTCAAACCTGGTGCCGTTCTTCCCTTACGGCGGAAAGGGCGTTTTCAGCGCCGCCGCGGTGGTTTACTGGTCTTACACCGGTTTCGACATGGTTGCAACCATGGCTGAAGAAACCAAGAAACCTTCAAGAGATATTCCAATTGGGCTAATTGGTTCAATGACCATGATCACTGTTATCTACTGTTTGATGGCTTTGTCTCTTGTTTCTATGGTGAATTACACTATGATTGATCCTGATGCTGCTTATTCTGTTGCATTTGTTCAAATTGGAATGGGTTGGGCTAAGTACCTTGTGAGTGTTTGTGCATTGAAGGGAATGACTACTAGTTTGCTTGTTGGATCAATGGGTCAAGCTAGGTACACGACGCAGATCGCAAGAGCTCACATGATTCCTCCATTTTTCGCGCTTGTTCACCCGAAAACCGGAACACCGGTAAATGCTACATTGTTAACCACTCTTTCTAGCTGTGTGATTGCTTTGTTCTCGAGTTTAGATGTTTTGTCTAGTGTTTTCTCTGTTAGCACACTCTTCATTTTCATGCTCATGGCTGTTGCATTGCTTGTGAGAAGGTACTATGTGAGAGAGGAAACTTCATTGAGTGATTTGAGGAAGTTTCTTTTGTGCTTGATTGTGATTATTGCTGCTTCTGTTGCTGCTTCTGCGCTTTGGGGATATGGTGTGGTTGGTCCGGTTGGTTACGCGGTGGcgggttctgtttggtttttgGCTACATTGGTGTTGAGTTTCCTTCCCAAGCAGAGGGCTGCGAAGGTTTGGGGTGTGCCTCTTGTTCCATGGCTGCCTTCGTTGTCGATTGGGACTAACCTTTTTCTGATGGGGTCGTTGGGTTCTGAGGCTTTCTGGAGGTTCTTGGTCTGCACTGGTGTGATGCTTCTGTATTATTTCTTTGTGGGTGTTCATGCTACTTATGATGTGGATCATCAAAGTGGTCAAGAAGCAAAGAATGGTGAGGGAATGGGAGATAACAATCAGGGGGCACAGCATGTTTCCTAG
- the LOC130734490 gene encoding uncharacterized protein LOC130734490, which yields MANSRIGSSFSCSAASISSPFQRTRAPASQLSLSQGVFVNQLSVAQLKIHTKDKSWRFKFTNGKPKLKGRFQKQHSALFVVSEDQSEHSELEIAATVPENNNNIVQNFSPASNSSYHLSGSDGKPGLISFYSRPYGRDNEVLLSNPEKSQNSILWFMGPTVLVASFIFPSLYMRKLLSIIFEDSLLTDFLILFFTEAIFYCGVSLFLFLLDHLRRPVQLDIVANNGNTLPPQMGQRISSVATLVLSLVIPMVTMGLVWPWTGPAASATLAPYLVGIVVQFAFEQYARYRKSPSWCAIPFIFQVYRLHQLNRAAQLVTALSSTVRGAEMTSHNMAIISSLGTLLNVLQSLGVICIWSLSSFLMRFIPSASTTMQ from the exons ATGGCAAATTCTCGAATTGGTTCGTCATTTTCTTGTTCAGCGGCTTCCATTTCTTCTCCTTTTCAACGCACAAGAGCTCCCGCTTCCCAG TTGAGCTTATCACAAGGGGTGTTTGTCAACCAGCTATCTGTTGCTCAGCTGAAGATACACACTAAAG ACAAATCATGGCGGTTTAAATTTACAAATGGAAAGCCAAAGTTAAAAGGAAGGTTCCAGAAACAGCACAGTGCTCTTTTTGTTGTCTCTGAGGACCAGTCAGAACACAGTGAGCTTGAAATAGCTGCTACAGTGCCTGAAAACAACAATAATATTGTTCAAAACTTCTCTCCTGCAAGCAACTCTTCTTATCATTTGTCAGGGAGTGACGGAAAACCAGGTTTAATATCATTTTATAGTCGTCCATATGGAAGAGATAATGAGGTCCTTTTATCAAATCCAGAGAAGAGTCAAAATAGCATATTATGGTTTATGGGCCCTACGGTCCTCGTTGCCTCTTTCATTTTTCCTTCACTATACATGCGTAAATTGCTCTCCATCATTTTCGAGGACTCTTTATTAACAG ATTTCCTCATATTATTCTTCACTGAAGCAATTTTCTATTGTGGTGTTTCACTATTTCTTTTTCTACTGGACCATTTAAGGAGACCTGTACAACTGGATATTGTTGCAAATAATGGCAACACTCTGCCCCCTCAGATGGGACAGAGAATCTCTTCTGTTGCTACACTGGTACTTAGTCTTGTAATTCCTATGGTCACTATGGGTTTGGTCTGGCCATGGACAGGCCCTGCAGCCTCAGCAACTCTTGCTCCATACCTTGTTGGCATAGTTGTCCAGTTCGCGTTCGAGCAGTATGCTAGATATCGGAAATCGCCTTCATGGTGTGCTATTCCATTCATATTTCAA gtgtataggctgcaCCAACTAAATAGAGCAGCACAACTGGTGACAGCTTTATCATCTACCGTAAGAGGAGCTGAGATGACCTCGCACAACATGGCCATAATCAGCTCTCTGGGTACCCTTCTAAATGTCCTCCAATCTCTTGGTGTGATTTGCATTTGGTCCCTGTCAAGCTTCCTCATGAGATTTATACCTTCTGCTTCCACAACCATGCAGTGA
- the LOC130733664 gene encoding uncharacterized protein LOC130733664: MMNYLNIPLKFYCINLAKKEYRPSYAWSSILKAGGKIEGGLRWRVGDGSHINLLNDKWLPDGSFLVYRHDAIADLRLEKVSDLLVNGRWNLELLEEVFSPSTIQKIVAIPLSNQGDTDALYWYDTSDGVYVCKSGYKYLRDMVIREEASSSSAPLLHASLWRKFWASPALPRCKELAWRAVQGFIPVRGALARRGMLLDPCCIFCEAEVETCEHVFLKCPAVERVWFASELAIRMENFTSMVAFMVVVLHEDEPEFTAAVQTLLYATWEARNSMVFRGRRLDVGEVLRRCSTLHPRDDAQPINRPEVGARAATWKRPDVGLIKVNVDASIKDGVCGYGMVARDSNGEVLGAAAYYPVNVISPLLGEASSLRWAMQLAVDFGFRSVCFETDCLQLFTWWKKETTGLSYLDAIVRDCRTLIPAFSFFDFSFVRRSGNYVADFLARNASDFPDSVWVEEVPHAADPLVINDVMASSPALS; this comes from the coding sequence atgatgaattatttaaacATTCCACTAAAATTCTATTGTATAAACTTGGCGAAAAAAGAGTATAGACCAAGTTATGCTTGGTCTAGTATTTTGAAGGCAGGTGGAAAGATTGAGGGGGGTTTGAGGTGGCGGGTGGGGGATGGTTCCCATATCAATTTGCTTAATGATAAGTGGCTTCCAGATGGTTCATTTTTGGTGTACAGGCATGACGCAATTGCAGATCTGAGATTGGAAAAGGTGTCGGATTTGTTGGTAAATGGGCGTTGGAACTTAGAGCTTTTAGAGGAGGTCTTTAGTCCTTCCACAATTCAGAAAATTGTGGCCATTCCACTTTCCAATCAAGGTGATACTGATGCTCTCTATTGGTATGACACCTCTGATGGTGTTTATGTGTGCAAATCAGGTTATAAATATCTCAGGGATATGGTTATCCGTGAAGAGGCGTCGTCCTCTTCCGCACCACTCTTGCATGCTTCTCTTTGGCGGAAGTTTTGGGCTAGCCCAGCTCTTCCTCGGTGTAAAGAGTTGGCTTGGAGAGCAGTTCAAGGTTTCATTCCGGTAAGAGGTGCCCTTGCAAGGAGAGGTATGCTTCTAGACCCTTGTTGTATTTTTTGTGAAGCAGAGGTGGAGACATGTGAGCATGTTTTCCTCAAGTGCCCAGCTGTGGAGAGAGTTTGGTTTGCCTCTGAATTGGCAATACGGATGGAGAATTTCACTTCCATGGTTGCGTTTATGGTGGTGGTATTGCATGAAGATGAACCTGAGTTCACAGCTGCTGTTCAAACTCTCTTGTATGCGACATGGGAAGCTCGAAACTCAATGGTTTTTAGGGGGAGACGCTTGGATGTGGGGGAGGTGCTTCGCAGATGCTCTACTCTCCATCCTAGGGACGACGCACAGCCCATTAACCGTCCAGAGGTAGGGGCTCGCGCAGCAACATGGAAGCGGCCAGATGTGGGTTTGATCAAGGTTAATGTGGATGCATCCATCAAGGATGGGGTGTGTGGTTATGGTATGGTGGCGCGAGATTCAAATGGAGAGGTTTTGGGAGCTGCTGCTTATTATCCAGTTAATGTTATTTCCCCCTTGCTTGGAGAAGCTTCGAGTCTCCGTTGGGCGATGCAATTGGCTGTGGATTTTGGATTTCGTTCGGTGTGCTTTGAGACGGATTGTCTTCAGCTCTTTACTTGGTGGAAGAAGGAGACAACAGGTTTATCTTATTTAGATGCTATTGTTCGAGATTGTCGTACTTTAATTCCTGCTTTtagtttttttgatttttcttttgtaagACGCTCTGGcaattatgttgcggatttTTTAGCGAGGAATGCTTCTGATTTCCCCGACTCTGTTTGGGTGGAGGAGGTTCCTCATGCTGCTGATCCTTTGGTGATCAATGATGTAATGGCGTCATCGCCTGCTttgagttaa